From Spirosoma aerolatum, one genomic window encodes:
- a CDS encoding sensor histidine kinase: MKIKFNKYVEVVLLWMALAGVVARQWIIPDITWQLQVGLFLLSFLVFNLIWAFHYLFNEWLNQRLPFEKNIRWRIAVQLIGGWGIVKTILFATGYFIVRYIVAESLPQLSPFNRFSAIIIVVTIFLVNTVITLGFIASHLLKRWQENLIKTAQLEKEKVQVQLDSLKNQISPHFLFNSLSSLDSLIDDNPTLARQFLQQLSKVFRYVLQHKDKSLVPIETELAFIKNYVSLLKTRFDGAFRLHCQLSDEALDYQIVPVTLQILIENAIKHNSISEARPLTVTISNNENYLLISNPIQRKRQVETSNKQGLENLKLLYSYLSPRPIEIEDNGEVFQVSVPLLTNE, from the coding sequence ATGAAAATAAAGTTCAATAAATACGTCGAGGTTGTCCTGCTCTGGATGGCCCTGGCAGGGGTTGTGGCTCGTCAATGGATTATTCCAGACATCACTTGGCAGTTACAGGTCGGTCTTTTTCTGTTGTCGTTCCTTGTCTTCAACCTGATCTGGGCATTTCATTATTTATTCAACGAATGGCTCAACCAGCGACTTCCGTTCGAAAAAAACATTCGCTGGCGTATTGCGGTGCAGCTAATCGGTGGCTGGGGCATTGTTAAAACGATCTTGTTTGCCACTGGATACTTCATTGTCAGGTATATTGTTGCCGAATCCCTGCCTCAGTTGAGCCCTTTCAACCGATTTTCGGCTATTATCATCGTCGTAACTATTTTTCTGGTCAACACGGTTATTACGCTGGGATTCATTGCCAGTCATCTGCTGAAACGATGGCAGGAAAATCTGATAAAAACAGCGCAGTTGGAAAAAGAGAAAGTACAAGTTCAACTCGACAGTCTGAAGAATCAGATTAGCCCGCACTTTCTGTTCAACAGCCTGTCCTCACTCGATAGTCTGATCGATGACAACCCAACCCTGGCTCGGCAGTTCTTGCAACAATTATCGAAGGTATTCCGGTACGTTCTTCAGCACAAAGACAAGTCGCTGGTACCCATCGAAACCGAACTGGCATTTATCAAAAACTACGTTTCGCTGCTGAAAACCCGATTCGATGGGGCTTTTAGGCTGCATTGCCAACTTTCTGACGAAGCCCTGGACTATCAGATTGTGCCTGTTACACTGCAAATTCTGATCGAGAATGCCATTAAACACAATAGCATCAGCGAAGCCCGCCCGTTGACAGTTACGATCAGTAACAATGAGAATTATCTCCTCATTTCCAATCCCATCCAACGAAAACGACAGGTCGAAACATCCAATAAACAGGGGCTGGAAAATCTCAAATTACTCTACAGCTATCTAAGCCCTCGCCCGATTGAAATTGAGGACAATGGCGAGGTGTTTCAGGTTAGCGTTCCCTTGCTAACGAATGAATAA
- a CDS encoding cytochrome-c peroxidase, whose protein sequence is MSTPTVTEPVSNPITNDTALLGQALFWDPILSGNKDIACATCHHPNNAYTDGLDLSLGTNAVGLGQNRQFQSPNDIPFSTRNAPTLLNVALNGMDSNGKYDPLTAPMFWDSRAQSLENQAIGPLSTFEEMRGHAYSEALTLDSLVARLSKIPEYQQLFKKAFGNGQVITASTISKAIATFERTLVAMNSPYDRYLKGEKTALNDQQLQGMFIFKDEGCAICHAGPMFSDYKLHVLSVPDNPKRTGTDAGAGGTYAFRTPSLRNVGMTAPYMHNGTFKTLKQVLKFYDDIGEPISQNPNVTVQQIDPRIQRIALRDAEQEQLIAFLNALTDPAFNQFIPDRVPSGLHPGGNIR, encoded by the coding sequence TTGAGTACCCCAACTGTCACTGAACCAGTCAGCAATCCAATAACCAACGACACGGCTTTACTCGGTCAGGCGCTGTTCTGGGACCCTATCCTGTCGGGCAATAAAGATATTGCCTGTGCGACCTGCCATCATCCCAACAATGCCTATACGGATGGCCTTGACCTCTCGCTCGGCACCAATGCGGTTGGCCTCGGGCAAAACAGGCAGTTCCAGTCGCCCAACGATATACCCTTTAGCACGCGTAATGCACCGACCCTACTCAATGTCGCCCTGAATGGCATGGATAGTAACGGAAAGTATGACCCTCTGACGGCACCCATGTTCTGGGACTCGCGAGCGCAAAGCCTCGAAAATCAGGCAATAGGCCCCTTGTCAACATTTGAGGAGATGCGTGGCCACGCGTATAGTGAAGCCCTCACCCTCGATAGCCTGGTTGCCCGGCTATCAAAAATACCCGAATATCAACAACTGTTCAAGAAAGCCTTTGGTAATGGACAGGTGATCACAGCCTCAACCATAAGTAAAGCGATTGCCACGTTTGAACGTACCCTTGTCGCCATGAATTCACCCTATGATCGGTATCTGAAAGGCGAGAAAACGGCCTTAAACGATCAGCAACTACAGGGGATGTTTATCTTTAAGGATGAAGGTTGCGCTATTTGCCACGCAGGACCGATGTTTTCCGATTATAAACTCCATGTCTTATCGGTGCCGGATAATCCAAAACGCACCGGTACCGACGCTGGTGCAGGAGGCACCTATGCCTTTCGGACGCCTTCGTTACGAAACGTTGGGATGACGGCTCCCTATATGCATAACGGGACGTTCAAAACACTGAAGCAGGTGCTTAAATTTTACGACGATATTGGCGAGCCCATCTCTCAGAATCCGAATGTAACGGTGCAACAGATAGACCCAAGAATTCAGCGAATCGCCCTGCGTGATGCAGAGCAGGAGCAACTCATTGCCTTCCTAAACGCACTGACCGACCCGGCTTTCAACCAATTTATTCCGGACCGTGTTCCGAGCGGCCTTCATCCGGGTGGCAATATTCGATAA
- a CDS encoding TolC family protein, whose amino-acid sequence MKRLIFIYILLQSTVSLGQTVVASVQEALAMARRNNPDLLNARQNRLVQGQQQSATRAALLPQARFFTNFDYNFSLPVQLIPLVLLGGPAGEYRSVQFGLPYVLAAGAEVTVPVVNRPARADMGITEQNLRITDNQNLVLQDEVSTQTARVYHATLLTAAAIRLTQRNLSAADTLTQIARDRLDKGLIEPLEYNRIRSVQLTTADVLYQNQLAYVRNRNQLKLILGLAPTDSLVLSEDLASRPASIPIPATALSLIERPQLTLQQARVELSRLQLNREKLQRWPTLSAYGRYTEQAQRNEINFLNFSQPWYEIGVAGLQFNWPIYSGGLRTSNITRARLQLKAAEMALDYERTKQQTDNEDIRNTFNQAVRSLDLNQQNYELSAQNVQIALIKYRSGLFAYDQYLNVFNEALTAQNRYLNNLSNVFINQTILQIRSGQ is encoded by the coding sequence ATGAAACGGCTCATTTTCATCTATATACTACTCCAATCAACCGTCAGTCTGGGACAAACGGTAGTTGCGTCGGTGCAGGAAGCGCTCGCTATGGCCCGTCGGAATAACCCCGACCTGCTGAATGCGCGTCAAAACCGACTGGTACAGGGTCAACAACAATCGGCCACTCGGGCAGCACTGCTTCCTCAGGCACGTTTTTTTACCAATTTCGATTACAATTTTTCGTTGCCCGTTCAACTGATTCCACTGGTGTTGCTGGGTGGCCCTGCCGGTGAATACCGTAGTGTACAGTTTGGCTTGCCCTACGTACTCGCGGCAGGGGCCGAAGTAACCGTTCCTGTGGTCAACCGACCCGCCCGTGCCGATATGGGTATTACAGAACAAAATCTGCGGATCACCGACAATCAGAATCTGGTTCTACAGGACGAAGTATCGACCCAAACGGCCCGCGTTTACCATGCTACGTTACTCACGGCGGCTGCCATCCGCCTGACCCAGCGCAATCTCTCCGCAGCCGACACGCTCACCCAGATTGCCCGCGACCGGCTGGACAAAGGCCTGATTGAACCGCTGGAATACAACCGAATCCGGTCAGTACAACTCACCACGGCCGATGTACTCTACCAGAATCAACTGGCATACGTCCGCAACCGAAACCAGCTCAAACTGATTCTCGGCCTGGCTCCTACCGATAGCCTGGTTCTTTCGGAAGATTTAGCCAGTCGACCAGCCAGCATTCCGATTCCAGCAACGGCGCTTTCGCTGATTGAGCGACCCCAACTAACGTTACAACAGGCGCGGGTCGAGTTATCGAGGCTACAACTAAATCGGGAGAAGCTCCAGCGATGGCCTACCCTTTCGGCATACGGTCGGTACACAGAACAGGCGCAACGAAACGAAATCAACTTCCTCAACTTTAGCCAGCCGTGGTATGAAATTGGTGTTGCCGGACTTCAGTTCAACTGGCCGATCTATTCGGGCGGGTTACGCACCAGCAACATCACCCGCGCCCGTCTGCAACTCAAAGCCGCTGAAATGGCTCTTGATTACGAGCGAACTAAACAACAAACGGATAACGAAGACATTCGCAATACCTTCAATCAGGCGGTTCGGTCGCTGGATCTGAACCAGCAGAATTATGAGCTCAGCGCCCAGAATGTACAGATCGCCCTGATCAAATACCGATCTGGCCTGTTCGCCTACGACCAGTATCTGAACGTGTTCAACGAAGCACTGACCGCTCAGAACCGGTATTTGAACAACCTTTCGAACGTATTTATTAACCAAACGATCCTTCAAATTCGAAGTGGCCAATAA
- a CDS encoding phosphoenolpyruvate carboxykinase (ATP), producing the protein MTEGFWLLPEQIQLGIRAPQSVLLRLSTGIVLQRKASVWAIRTVWIDWVEDDYLKYRAAYWQPHFTREEVVWAQHGEDWLFLGAGFFLSYTQRTDSARFFALPEWLDDVFTFSYPFLNLLVQILNRQGYTPLHAAVIGANDRFVLIPGKQNTGKSTTAASWVIQGGQFVTDDFCFLQADEPTTVYGFYPTFRIRKEGLSLLSPYLSANQFQQKGDSKYFFSTLVHCADRFVSRAPIKAIFCLTRQGSTLSHTHVSPKVGFAYLASSLAFAVQHRASSQLCIQAMRKMVRELPVIQVNLSPYVTENYAYLNELIAMY; encoded by the coding sequence ATGACTGAGGGCTTCTGGCTGCTTCCCGAGCAGATTCAACTTGGTATACGTGCACCTCAATCGGTGTTACTGCGTTTGTCAACGGGGATCGTATTACAACGGAAAGCTTCTGTATGGGCTATCCGTACTGTTTGGATCGACTGGGTTGAGGACGATTACCTGAAATATCGGGCTGCTTACTGGCAGCCTCATTTTACGCGGGAGGAGGTTGTCTGGGCACAACACGGGGAGGATTGGTTGTTTTTGGGAGCCGGATTTTTCCTGTCCTATACCCAGCGAACGGATTCGGCCCGGTTCTTTGCGCTTCCCGAATGGCTGGACGATGTATTCACATTCAGCTACCCATTTCTTAATCTGCTCGTTCAGATTCTGAATCGACAGGGATATACCCCGCTGCATGCTGCCGTTATTGGAGCCAACGATCGATTCGTACTCATTCCGGGCAAACAAAATACGGGTAAATCGACCACGGCTGCCTCCTGGGTAATACAGGGAGGGCAATTTGTGACGGATGATTTTTGTTTTCTTCAGGCTGATGAGCCAACGACTGTATATGGGTTTTATCCAACATTTCGTATCCGTAAGGAAGGCCTCTCGTTGCTAAGCCCCTATCTCTCGGCCAACCAGTTTCAGCAAAAAGGGGATTCAAAATATTTTTTTAGCACATTGGTGCATTGCGCTGATCGGTTTGTTTCGCGGGCACCGATTAAAGCCATTTTTTGCCTGACACGTCAAGGCAGTACCTTGTCGCACACCCATGTGAGTCCAAAGGTTGGGTTTGCCTACCTGGCCTCGTCCTTAGCGTTTGCGGTACAGCACAGGGCTTCCAGCCAGTTATGTATACAGGCGATGCGAAAGATGGTTCGGGAGTTGCCAGTCATTCAGGTGAATCTGTCCCCGTATGTGACGGAAAACTACGCGTACCTCAATGAACTTATAGCGATGTACTGA
- a CDS encoding efflux RND transporter periplasmic adaptor subunit, with protein MKATRFLLVSLVMLTACKNGTDGLSPTYRDLTEAVYASGNIYPRNEYTVTADAAGILQKRLVNEGDSIQQNQLLFVLESATEDARQQAAANAYRQARANLGPNSPVLAELEAQVRNARTRLANDSINYNRFRELYGQNATSKAELERAELNYTLSKNNLRAQLNTLQRSRDQIQLDVANNRSQLVSSEEAGRNTRIRSRLNGKVYEVYKDPGEVVRVGDQLALVGSGNQLYAQLAVDESDFGRMRVGQEVVLKADVYPDKVFKARVSKIYPKLNRSDQSFRVDAEFVGERPDAYYGLTLEANIIISQNKHVLTIPKSYVVGTDSVWIDQDGKKQKIKFQKGAENFDLVEVKGGLTETSKLIANE; from the coding sequence ATGAAAGCTACACGTTTCCTTTTGGTATCTTTAGTCATGCTTACCGCCTGCAAAAACGGTACAGATGGCCTTTCTCCCACCTATCGGGATTTGACCGAAGCGGTGTATGCATCGGGCAATATTTACCCCCGCAATGAATACACCGTTACGGCCGACGCAGCTGGAATTTTACAGAAACGGCTCGTCAATGAAGGCGATTCCATCCAGCAGAACCAGCTCCTGTTTGTGCTGGAAAGTGCTACGGAAGATGCTCGTCAGCAGGCAGCCGCCAACGCATACCGACAGGCCCGAGCCAATCTGGGGCCCAATTCGCCCGTACTGGCCGAACTGGAAGCCCAGGTTCGAAACGCCCGCACCCGACTGGCCAACGATTCGATCAACTACAACCGGTTTCGGGAATTGTACGGCCAGAATGCCACCTCGAAAGCGGAACTCGAACGGGCTGAACTGAACTATACCCTCTCTAAAAACAACCTCCGCGCCCAGCTCAATACCCTACAACGCAGCCGCGACCAGATTCAGCTCGATGTAGCTAACAACCGCAGCCAGCTGGTTTCGTCGGAAGAAGCCGGGCGGAACACCCGTATTCGCAGTCGGCTAAACGGGAAAGTGTATGAAGTGTACAAAGATCCGGGCGAGGTTGTCCGCGTGGGCGACCAGTTGGCGTTGGTCGGCAGTGGCAATCAGTTGTATGCGCAACTGGCCGTCGATGAAAGCGATTTTGGCCGGATGCGCGTCGGCCAGGAGGTTGTTCTAAAAGCAGACGTGTACCCCGATAAGGTATTCAAAGCCCGTGTCAGTAAAATTTATCCCAAGCTCAACCGAAGTGACCAGTCGTTTCGGGTGGATGCCGAGTTTGTGGGCGAGCGTCCTGATGCCTACTATGGCCTCACCCTCGAAGCGAACATCATCATCAGCCAGAACAAGCATGTACTGACTATCCCCAAGTCATACGTGGTCGGCACCGATAGCGTCTGGATTGACCAGGACGGCAAAAAGCAAAAAATCAAATTCCAGAAAGGAGCCGAAAACTTCGATCTGGTCGAGGTGAAAGGTGGCCTGACAGAGACTTCTAAACTAATTGCGAATGAGTGA
- a CDS encoding LytR/AlgR family response regulator transcription factor gives MTILLIEDEPLIARQLQKLVQQLEPTAIIEGPLASVQAICEYFQLRRTSGQSSPDLVISDIQLSDGVSFEAFRQVRLDTPVIFTTAYDEYAIRAFKLNSLDYLLKPIDPEELKAALSKFHRWTLNGTSGFEDHLRLFLNQLADNSSAPTYKRRFSGHHIRQIISVPQQEVACFCRNELIYLYTTDGKKLVTDYKTLDELEELVDPAQFFRANRQYLIALDAVAGYKPLESQKLLVLLKSPNEKLELLVSKEKSTLFRHWLDE, from the coding sequence ATGACTATCCTGTTAATCGAAGACGAACCCCTGATTGCCCGACAACTTCAAAAGCTGGTGCAACAGTTGGAACCTACAGCCATTATTGAAGGGCCTCTGGCCAGCGTTCAGGCCATTTGTGAGTACTTTCAGTTGCGCCGGACATCTGGGCAGTCTTCCCCCGATCTGGTCATTTCCGATATACAGCTTTCCGACGGAGTCAGCTTTGAAGCCTTCCGGCAGGTCCGGCTCGACACCCCGGTTATTTTCACAACTGCGTATGACGAATATGCCATACGAGCGTTTAAGTTAAACAGCCTCGACTATCTGCTCAAACCCATCGACCCCGAAGAACTTAAAGCCGCTTTGTCTAAATTTCACCGCTGGACCCTGAACGGAACATCGGGCTTCGAAGACCATCTTCGTCTCTTTTTGAACCAACTGGCCGACAACTCGTCGGCTCCAACCTACAAACGTCGCTTTTCGGGGCATCATATCCGGCAAATCATATCGGTTCCTCAACAGGAGGTAGCTTGTTTTTGCCGAAATGAACTGATCTACCTTTACACAACGGACGGCAAAAAGCTGGTTACCGACTACAAGACCCTTGATGAGCTGGAAGAACTGGTCGATCCAGCCCAGTTTTTTCGCGCCAATCGTCAGTATTTAATCGCGCTGGACGCTGTAGCCGGATACAAGCCCCTGGAAAGTCAAAAGTTGCTGGTACTGCTAAAAAGCCCCAATGAAAAACTGGAATTGCTGGTCAGCAAAGAGAAATCGACCTTATTTCGGCATTGGCTGGATGAGTAA
- a CDS encoding nucleotidyltransferase family protein, whose amino-acid sequence MHCLPNPTEQLLVKAILSLNTESGYKDFLTWQAATDFQGVLPKSVIRLLPLIWHTYKAQLITNPQKDRLGGLYKKSFYNNSRLFQQLRPIVDVLEQGHFTYAFTKGIALHTYVYQDLGSRPMNDIDILIAPGDFIPALDALQQLGYTRKYPRLSVNTYIRGEMHACTLTHETLKDIDLHYYPAPYHPQHLTNDIFLNDAQIHTFRGLLLRLVSPQKLTLFLMLNYQFINEWHWIVDFAFLAQKYPVPVADLRSITQQTGLYQATLQQLLFLSTVCDLNASEEINFYQSQPTSLTNRWLIESKSFRDSQWRLSVLTNARGLSTEQTLTMSVLYAIFRWYYRSLWRTQPNEFVGKANRFIRDILNLS is encoded by the coding sequence ATGCATTGTCTGCCCAATCCAACCGAGCAACTGCTGGTAAAGGCCATTCTCAGCCTCAATACCGAATCCGGGTATAAAGACTTCCTGACCTGGCAAGCTGCGACCGACTTTCAGGGTGTGTTACCCAAATCGGTGATTCGGCTGTTGCCTCTGATCTGGCATACGTACAAAGCCCAGTTAATCACGAATCCGCAAAAGGATCGGCTGGGGGGACTTTACAAAAAAAGCTTCTACAATAACTCCCGACTCTTTCAGCAACTAAGGCCAATTGTAGACGTTCTTGAGCAGGGGCACTTTACGTATGCATTTACTAAAGGCATTGCCTTACATACGTATGTTTACCAGGACCTTGGCTCTCGCCCGATGAATGATATCGACATCCTGATCGCACCCGGCGATTTTATACCGGCTCTTGATGCGCTGCAACAACTGGGCTACACGCGCAAATACCCCAGGCTATCCGTCAATACATATATCCGGGGAGAAATGCATGCCTGTACGTTGACGCATGAAACCCTGAAAGACATCGACTTACATTATTATCCGGCCCCTTATCACCCCCAACACCTTACTAATGACATTTTTCTGAATGATGCCCAAATCCATACCTTCAGAGGGCTCTTGCTTCGGCTAGTATCCCCCCAGAAATTAACTCTTTTTCTGATGCTTAACTATCAGTTTATCAATGAGTGGCACTGGATTGTGGACTTTGCCTTTCTGGCGCAAAAATACCCGGTTCCTGTGGCCGATTTACGGTCGATAACCCAGCAGACCGGCCTTTATCAGGCTACCCTACAGCAGCTTTTGTTTCTGTCAACGGTCTGCGACTTAAACGCTTCGGAAGAGATTAACTTTTACCAAAGCCAACCCACATCGCTGACCAATCGTTGGCTGATTGAATCGAAATCGTTTCGTGATAGCCAATGGCGGTTGAGTGTTCTGACCAATGCCCGTGGCTTATCTACCGAGCAAACGCTGACGATGTCTGTTTTGTACGCTATTTTTCGGTGGTACTATCGCTCCCTTTGGCGAACGCAACCCAATGAGTTCGTTGGCAAAGCAAACCGATTTATCCGCGACATTCTCAACCTCTCCTAA
- a CDS encoding ABC transporter ATP-binding protein, producing the protein MNTVLSAQHVNKYFYDPEKFQVLKEVTFTVQQGEFLSIVGKSGCGKSTLLYLLSTMDTDYEGEIEMAGTKLKGRSQDFLSHFRNEHLGFVFQFHFLLPEFSALQNVMLPGLKLGKYPEKEVEERAMEKLRLIGMADYARKPASKLSGGQQQRVAIARALINDPTIVMGDEPTGNLDRANTENVFEIFRGLAQKGQTIIAVTHDPDFAARTDRVIEMSDGMIIASHENKVQ; encoded by the coding sequence ATGAATACAGTTCTTTCGGCCCAGCATGTTAACAAATACTTCTACGATCCGGAGAAATTTCAGGTTCTAAAGGAGGTTACGTTCACGGTGCAACAGGGCGAATTTCTGTCGATCGTAGGTAAATCAGGTTGTGGTAAATCAACCTTGTTGTACCTGTTGTCGACGATGGATACGGATTACGAAGGTGAGATCGAAATGGCGGGCACGAAGTTAAAAGGTCGTAGTCAGGACTTTCTGTCCCACTTCCGCAACGAACACCTCGGCTTTGTGTTTCAGTTTCACTTTCTGCTCCCCGAATTTTCGGCTTTGCAGAATGTGATGCTTCCGGGTTTGAAACTGGGTAAATACCCGGAAAAAGAGGTAGAAGAACGGGCCATGGAAAAACTTCGCCTGATTGGTATGGCCGATTATGCCCGTAAACCCGCCAGCAAATTGTCGGGTGGCCAGCAGCAGCGGGTAGCCATTGCCCGAGCGCTCATCAATGACCCAACCATCGTTATGGGCGACGAACCGACCGGCAACCTCGACCGGGCCAATACTGAAAACGTGTTTGAGATTTTTCGCGGACTGGCCCAGAAAGGCCAGACCATTATTGCGGTCACGCACGACCCCGATTTTGCTGCCCGCACTGACCGCGTTATTGAAATGTCGGACGGAATGATCATTGCCAGCCATGAAAATAAAGTTCAATAA
- a CDS encoding PqqD family protein: MVAIFDKSNFDFEDFDEEIVLIQIQSGIYYTLKGSGPAILRLFQEGYATEDVSDYLAKSANGEWLREVEVYIEQLLTEGILVRAEGLSSSQPDLTSLSVQEKPVLEKFDDVSDLIKLDPIHDVSDLGWPHKK; encoded by the coding sequence ATGGTAGCCATTTTTGATAAATCTAATTTTGATTTTGAGGACTTCGACGAAGAGATTGTACTCATCCAGATACAGAGTGGTATTTATTACACGCTGAAAGGGTCGGGTCCAGCAATTTTACGGTTGTTTCAGGAAGGCTACGCTACTGAAGATGTATCGGACTATCTGGCGAAAAGTGCTAATGGCGAATGGCTACGGGAGGTGGAGGTATATATTGAGCAACTTCTTACTGAAGGTATTCTTGTTCGTGCAGAGGGGCTTTCTTCCAGCCAACCTGATCTGACTTCGTTGAGTGTGCAGGAGAAACCAGTGCTCGAAAAGTTTGATGATGTCAGTGATTTGATTAAGCTCGACCCGATTCATGATGTTTCTGATTTAGGCTGGCCGCATAAGAAATAA
- a CDS encoding ABC transporter permease — protein sequence MDIRIASQIAQTHLLAKKRQTLVAMLGVTFGIAMFITMISFMQGVNQFLEDSALDASPHIRLYNEVNTQRPSLIDQLNPGNFNVVYHQKPKDELARIKNGIAIAERIEKEPGVLGVSPQVATQAFYNNGPIQLSGTISGVDIERENRLYKLNTRLKSGSLRGLQSNPDGLLMGAVLARKLNVRVGDKVTVTTPIGSTRVLRVVGTFGFGVGTVDNTKSYANLSTVQEMLQKDPSYITDIHIKMVDPLQAIPFGQQLRAMYGYYTEDWATANTAILAGEKIRNVMTFVVSMTLLVVAGFGIYNIMNMTVINKIKDIAILKATGFDGRDIIAIFLLQAIFIGFSGGLLGLLIGFGLSYMLSITPFDAGDFLSLKTFPVIFDPKYYVMGILFGVITTVLAGFFPSRKAAQVDPVAILRG from the coding sequence ATGGACATTCGAATCGCATCTCAAATTGCGCAAACACATCTACTGGCTAAGAAGCGGCAAACACTTGTTGCGATGCTGGGGGTAACGTTTGGCATTGCCATGTTCATCACGATGATTTCGTTTATGCAGGGGGTGAATCAGTTTCTGGAAGATTCCGCCCTGGATGCCAGTCCCCATATCCGGCTGTACAATGAAGTCAACACCCAGCGCCCCAGTCTGATCGACCAGCTTAATCCGGGAAATTTCAATGTTGTATACCATCAGAAGCCCAAAGATGAACTGGCCCGAATCAAAAACGGGATCGCCATTGCTGAGCGCATTGAAAAGGAACCGGGCGTATTGGGCGTATCGCCCCAGGTGGCTACGCAGGCCTTTTATAATAACGGCCCAATTCAATTGTCAGGAACGATTTCGGGGGTTGACATTGAGCGCGAAAACCGATTATACAAACTAAATACCCGACTCAAATCGGGCAGTCTGCGTGGCCTGCAAAGTAACCCGGATGGCTTGCTTATGGGCGCTGTATTAGCCCGAAAACTTAACGTTCGGGTTGGCGACAAAGTAACGGTTACTACCCCCATCGGCAGTACGCGGGTTTTGCGCGTGGTCGGAACTTTTGGTTTCGGCGTCGGAACCGTCGATAACACCAAGAGTTACGCTAACCTCTCGACGGTGCAGGAGATGCTACAGAAAGACCCCAGTTACATTACCGACATTCACATCAAGATGGTCGATCCACTCCAGGCTATTCCCTTTGGGCAACAGCTACGGGCTATGTATGGGTACTACACCGAAGACTGGGCCACCGCGAATACGGCCATTCTGGCCGGTGAAAAAATTCGGAACGTGATGACGTTTGTGGTATCGATGACTTTACTGGTGGTTGCAGGTTTCGGTATTTACAACATCATGAACATGACCGTCATCAACAAAATCAAAGATATAGCTATCCTGAAAGCAACGGGTTTCGATGGGCGCGACATTATTGCCATCTTTCTGCTTCAGGCCATTTTCATCGGATTTTCAGGTGGTTTACTCGGGTTATTAATCGGATTCGGGCTGAGTTATATGCTGTCGATTACCCCATTCGATGCCGGTGATTTCCTGAGTCTGAAAACGTTTCCGGTCATTTTTGACCCCAAATATTACGTTATGGGCATACTGTTCGGCGTGATCACAACGGTACTGGCGGGCTTTTTCCCCTCCCGAAAAGCCGCCCAGGTCGATCCTGTGGCCATTCTGCGGGGATAA